DNA from Chitinophaga pendula:
TCACCACCAAACGTGGAAAAGGAAAAGAACTGTCTGTAGAGTTCAACTCCTCCACCATGTTTCAGCCTTCCTATATCCGTATACCTAAAGTACAATCGGTGTACGGCAGCGGTAACAAAGGCAAATACGCCTACGTAGACGGCTCCGGCGGCGGCACCGAAGGTTCTGGCTGGATATGGGGCCCTAAACTGGATCAACGCGATCCTGCTACCCCCAGCGGCTATTGGGAAACTCCTCAGTACAATAGCCCCATAGATCCCGCTACCGGCAAACTGGTGCCCTTACCTTGGCTTTCCAGAGGGAAAGACAACGTACACAACTTCTTCCGCACCGGCATGATCACTACCAACAACCTGAGCATCACCAAAAGCAATGACAAAGGTAGTTTCAGAGCTTCTGCCTCCCACATCTACCAAAAAGGCGTAGTACCTAATACGGATCTTAACAACAGCTCTTTCAGCCTCGCCGGCAATTACGATCTCACCGATCGCCTCCGCGCAGATGCCCGTATCAGCTACAACAGACAGTATACCAACAACTACCCGGAAACAGGCTACGGCCCGTCCAACTACCTCTACAATCTCGTACTCTGGACCGGTGCCGATGTAGATATCCGCGACCTGCGTAACTACTGGCTACCTGGCAAAGAAGGCCTGCAACAACGCCACTACAACCTGTCCTGGTATAACAACCCATACTTCCAGGCGTATGAATACCTCCGCGGTTATTACAAAGACAATACCTTCGGATCACTCTCCCTGGATTATAAATTCAATAAAGACCTGAGTGCCAAATTCCGCACCGGTGTCAATACTTATGGACTGACCACCACTTCGAAAGAACCGTATAGCTATATCCGTTATAGCGACAAGTCAAGAGGTAACTTCAGTACCGGCAGCGATCAATACTTCGATATTGTCAGCGACCTCATACTGAAATACGAACATACCTTCAGCAAAAACTTCAGCATACACGCAGAAGGTGGTATGTCCAACTACTATCGTAACCAGAAATACCAGACCAGCAGTACGGACGGTCTGAGCATCCCCGGCCTGTATACACTCAGCAATTCTACTAACCCGCTGCAAGGTACTAACGCATTGGAAGAAAGACGTACCAACAGTTTCTACGGTTTCGTAGACATGGAATTTTATGGTGCTTTCTACCTGTCGGTTACAGGCCGTAATGATAAAATATCCACATTACCCGTGGCAAACAACAGCTTCTTCTATCCTTCTGTAGCAGGTTCATTAGTCGTATCTGAACTGGTGAAAATGCCACGCTGGCTTAATTACCTGAAGCTAAGAGGCTCATGGGCTGAAGTGTCTGCCGGTCGTCTGGAATTGGATAATTACACCTACAACTATCTGCCGGCATACGATCGTGGCGTAAAATGGAATAACATCCCGTCGCTTACTTTCGGTAGTACGATCATGAACCCCAACCTGAAACCGCAAACAACACAGTCCTGGGAAACAGGTCTGGAGCTTAAGTTGTTTGATAATCGTTTAGGCTTTGATGTAACCTACTTCCGTGCCAGAGACTTCAACAATATTGTGGACGTACCCTTGTCCGAAGCAAGCGGATATGGCTCCCGCCGCGAAAATGGCCATGAGTACCTGCGTAAGGGGATTGAAATAGTAGTAAACGGAACACCTGTAAAAACCGGTAATTTCCGCTGGGATGTATCTGCCAACTTCAGTAGCTACCGCAGATATCTGCATGCTATATTCGGCGGTAAGGACCAGTTGAACAAGATCCGTGTGAATGAAAGGATGGACCGCATCTTCACCAGTGTATATGAAAAAGATCCGCAAGGTAATATCGTATACCAAAGCAACGGTTTCCCTAAAACAGATCCTTTCTCCCGCTTCATCGGCAATGATGATCCGGACTGGATATATGGTGTGGAAAACACGTTCCGCCTCGGAGACTTCTCTTTACGTTTCCTCGTAGATGGTCGTATTGGCGGATTGATCTACAGCAGCACCAACCAGAAAATGTGGTGGGGTGGTACACATCCCGGTACCGTCAATTCGTTCCGCGATGATGCCAACGCCGGTAAAGCGACCTATGTAGGTGCCGGTGTTGTAGTAACTGGCGGTGAGATCAAATACGATGGTAATGGCAATGTAGTTGCTGATACCCGCACCTTCGCGAAGAATGAAAAAGCGGTGAACTACATCGACTACATGATCAATACCAGCAACAGTGCAAACAATAACTATAACTACTACTCGGAGACATTCCTGAAGCTGAGAGAGGTGAACCTCACGTGGCAGGTGCCTTCCAAGTGGATCGGCAAGACCTTCTTCAGATCTGCCTCCGTGGCATTGGTAGGCCGTAACCTGTTACTGTTCTCCAAACTGCCTAACGTCGATCCGGACCCGGGTTCCGATAACCTGCAGACGCCTTCTATGCGTAGCATGGGCTTTAACGTAAACCTGAAATTCTGATCCACCCAACTGAATGATTATGCGAAAGATATTATGGGCCATGAGCCCGCTGTTAATAAGCAGTATGATCTCCTGTAAGAAATTTGAAGACTTCCAGCAGGATCCAAATAAACCTACGGTGGCTTCACCGGAGTTAGTACTCACCGCTATCGAAACAAGAGCGTTCAGCGAGATCAGCCTCTCCGCTCCGCTGTCTACCCGGCAGCTGGCATACACGGATGGAGTAGATGATAACCAGTATTATGGCTGGCAACGCTCCGGGTTTGGCGACTACGGCAACCTGCGTCAGGTAGTGAAAATGGAACAGGAAGCACAGCGTATTGGTAAGCCGGTTTACCTGGCTGTCGCTAAGTTCTTCCGCGCCTGGTACTTCATGCGTATGACCCTTACATTTGGCGATATTCCTTATAAAACAGCATTACAGGGAGCCGAAGGCGAGCTGTCACCGGTATACGATAGCCAGGAAAGCATATTTACCGCGATACTTGACGACCTGAAAGCAGCGAATGCTGCCCTTGACCCTGCTGGTGCAGACATACAGGGAGATGTAGTATACAGTGGGAAAATACAACGCTGGAAACAACTGATCAACAGCTTCAGCCTGCGGATATTGATGTCTCTGTCGATGAAGGAAAATAACAGCAAACTGAATATAAGGCAGCGCTTCCGCGAGATCGTGGAAGATCCGGCTAAATATCCGCTGTTCACCGGACTGTCAGATCAGGCACAGCTCACGTTTTATGACCTGAAAGACAACCGTTATCCTTATTTCAATAATAACAATCTGCAAACCGCTTACTACCTGGAAGAGACTTTCGTACAGCGACTGCAGACGCTGAAAGATCCCCGTCTGTTCCGGTTCGCAGATAAGGCCAATAAATACGCTTCGCTCCCGGCAACGGATTTCAATGCATATGGAGGGGTAAGGGGTAGCGCTACCATCAGTGAGAACTCTATCAAGGTATCCTCCGGTGAAGCGTCCAAAATAGCGAAACGTTATTATAACGACCCTGTCAATGAACCAGGTATTGCGTTCGGTTATCCCGAGCTACAGTTCATACTGGCAGAAGCAGTGGTAAGAGGCTGGATAAGCGGCGATGCCGCTGCTTACTACAAGAAAGGCATCCAGTCGTCTATGGAGTTCTTTAAAGTACCTGCCGCCGATATCACCGCTTACCTGGCACAACCAGCTATACAGCTGGTGGCCGGAAAAGAACTGGAGATGATC
Protein-coding regions in this window:
- a CDS encoding SusC/RagA family TonB-linked outer membrane protein, with product MQKKLLILRGVGIALCLNAAVSAPTIAQDMMARTVRTAPRSTYQMEEVFSRLEQLHKVKFNYNSHVLAGKTISEQQMRRLEQADLQTAVPAMLQQIGLTCEWIYGNYYAVKSFNTVQQQQQQFTVKGTVTDGSNGAPLPGVTIAVKGKTKGTATDAEGRYTLQGLQTNDQLVFTLIGYKTVTQPVNGAGEINVVLQQDVSGLSEVVVTALGIQKEKKSLGYAVQEVKGNTMTQAREPNLVNSLTGRVAGLTIRTSTDLFQNAGISLRGAKPLIVIDGIPDQLADMWKINPDDVESISVLKGQSASALYGSIGKDGAIMITTKRGKGKELSVEFNSSTMFQPSYIRIPKVQSVYGSGNKGKYAYVDGSGGGTEGSGWIWGPKLDQRDPATPSGYWETPQYNSPIDPATGKLVPLPWLSRGKDNVHNFFRTGMITTNNLSITKSNDKGSFRASASHIYQKGVVPNTDLNNSSFSLAGNYDLTDRLRADARISYNRQYTNNYPETGYGPSNYLYNLVLWTGADVDIRDLRNYWLPGKEGLQQRHYNLSWYNNPYFQAYEYLRGYYKDNTFGSLSLDYKFNKDLSAKFRTGVNTYGLTTTSKEPYSYIRYSDKSRGNFSTGSDQYFDIVSDLILKYEHTFSKNFSIHAEGGMSNYYRNQKYQTSSTDGLSIPGLYTLSNSTNPLQGTNALEERRTNSFYGFVDMEFYGAFYLSVTGRNDKISTLPVANNSFFYPSVAGSLVVSELVKMPRWLNYLKLRGSWAEVSAGRLELDNYTYNYLPAYDRGVKWNNIPSLTFGSTIMNPNLKPQTTQSWETGLELKLFDNRLGFDVTYFRARDFNNIVDVPLSEASGYGSRRENGHEYLRKGIEIVVNGTPVKTGNFRWDVSANFSSYRRYLHAIFGGKDQLNKIRVNERMDRIFTSVYEKDPQGNIVYQSNGFPKTDPFSRFIGNDDPDWIYGVENTFRLGDFSLRFLVDGRIGGLIYSSTNQKMWWGGTHPGTVNSFRDDANAGKATYVGAGVVVTGGEIKYDGNGNVVADTRTFAKNEKAVNYIDYMINTSNSANNNYNYYSETFLKLREVNLTWQVPSKWIGKTFFRSASVALVGRNLLLFSKLPNVDPDPGSDNLQTPSMRSMGFNVNLKF
- a CDS encoding SusD/RagB family nutrient-binding outer membrane lipoprotein, which codes for MRKILWAMSPLLISSMISCKKFEDFQQDPNKPTVASPELVLTAIETRAFSEISLSAPLSTRQLAYTDGVDDNQYYGWQRSGFGDYGNLRQVVKMEQEAQRIGKPVYLAVAKFFRAWYFMRMTLTFGDIPYKTALQGAEGELSPVYDSQESIFTAILDDLKAANAALDPAGADIQGDVVYSGKIQRWKQLINSFSLRILMSLSMKENNSKLNIRQRFREIVEDPAKYPLFTGLSDQAQLTFYDLKDNRYPYFNNNNLQTAYYLEETFVQRLQTLKDPRLFRFADKANKYASLPATDFNAYGGVRGSATISENSIKVSSGEASKIAKRYYNDPVNEPGIAFGYPELQFILAEAVVRGWISGDAAAYYKKGIQSSMEFFKVPAADITAYLAQPAIQLVAGKELEMILTQKHISFFMNSGWQSFYEQRRTGLPELDVSGGGVLNNKRIPKRWMYPESEFDRNRNNVQDAINRQYPEGDNINGTMWLLKKD